One Candidatus Saccharimonadales bacterium genomic window carries:
- the rpoD gene encoding RNA polymerase sigma factor RpoD — translation MPRKAPAPKPEEEEHTYSPEIERLIAKGKEQGYVTQQEISAAIPDVEDNLEELDDLYSALTENSIDVTDQKDRLIWDTPDVEEEVKESNDDYIKDIADDSVRLYLREIGKIPLLTGEEEVMLAKRIEAGDKTAKDQMAEANMRLVVSIAKKYIGRGLDLLDLIQEGNTGLLRAVEKFDYTKGYKFSTYATWWIRQAITRAIADQARTIRIPVHMVETINKLIRTQRRLVQELGREPLPEEIAAEMEMEVEKVNHILKIKQDIVSLEAPVGEEEDSRLGDFIEDEDQKTPLENATEQLLKEQINEVLALLTPREQKILRMRFGLEDGRSHTLEEVGQEFGVTRERIRQIEAKALAKLRKHRESKKLKDYLR, via the coding sequence GTGCCTAGGAAAGCACCCGCCCCCAAGCCAGAGGAGGAAGAACACACTTATTCGCCCGAAATCGAACGCCTAATTGCCAAAGGCAAGGAGCAAGGCTACGTTACCCAGCAGGAAATTTCGGCGGCGATTCCGGATGTGGAAGACAATCTGGAAGAACTTGACGATCTTTATTCAGCTCTAACCGAAAACAGTATTGATGTCACCGACCAGAAAGACCGCTTGATCTGGGATACGCCGGATGTTGAAGAGGAAGTTAAAGAAAGCAATGATGACTACATCAAAGACATCGCCGATGACTCCGTGCGCCTGTACCTGCGCGAAATCGGCAAAATCCCGCTGCTAACTGGTGAAGAGGAAGTCATGCTGGCTAAACGCATCGAGGCTGGTGATAAAACCGCCAAGGATCAAATGGCCGAAGCCAACATGCGTTTGGTGGTTAGTATCGCCAAAAAATATATTGGCCGCGGGCTGGACTTGCTCGATCTAATTCAAGAAGGTAACACGGGGCTATTACGCGCCGTTGAGAAGTTCGACTACACCAAAGGTTACAAATTTTCGACCTACGCCACCTGGTGGATCCGACAGGCCATCACCCGTGCCATTGCCGATCAGGCCCGCACCATTCGCATCCCGGTCCACATGGTTGAAACCATCAACAAATTGATTCGCACCCAACGCCGCCTGGTCCAAGAATTGGGCCGTGAACCACTGCCGGAAGAAATTGCGGCTGAGATGGAAATGGAAGTTGAAAAGGTCAATCACATCTTAAAAATCAAGCAAGACATTGTTTCGTTAGAAGCCCCAGTGGGGGAGGAGGAAGACTCAAGGCTTGGTGATTTCATCGAGGACGAAGACCAAAAGACCCCTCTGGAAAACGCTACCGAGCAGCTGCTCAAGGAGCAAATCAATGAAGTTTTGGCGCTCTTAACACCTCGCGAACAAAAAATCCTACGCATGCGCTTTGGGCTAGAAGACGGCCGCAGTCACACATTGGAAGAAGTCGGCCAAGAGTTCGGCGTTACCCGCGAACGCATTCGGCAGATCGAAGCCAAGGCCTTAGCTAAATTACGCAAGCATCGAGAATCCAAAAAGCTCAAAGACTATTTACGTTAA
- a CDS encoding alpha/beta fold hydrolase, producing the protein MINLSQTWSGPISKRVVIVHGWADDPTKGWIHWLAQELEARDIKVQAPHFTEPRSPELKVWMDQLRSAIGQPDPGLVLVGHSLGCTMVLRAVSDWAPSVRIAGIVLVAGMVELKGWKPPALFVPPLDYAKIQQIATKRICIYSDDDERVKPELTKAMAKLLNAEEILDPGKGHFAGLHGCSELPSALQAVLSCYKN; encoded by the coding sequence TTGATAAATTTAAGCCAAACCTGGAGTGGTCCAATTTCTAAGCGCGTCGTCATCGTTCACGGTTGGGCCGATGATCCAACCAAGGGCTGGATCCATTGGCTGGCACAGGAACTGGAGGCCCGAGACATCAAGGTCCAAGCCCCACACTTTACTGAACCACGATCACCAGAGCTAAAAGTCTGGATGGACCAGCTTCGCTCAGCTATCGGCCAGCCGGACCCAGGCCTGGTTCTGGTTGGACATTCCTTGGGGTGTACTATGGTGCTGAGGGCCGTTTCCGACTGGGCGCCCAGTGTGCGCATTGCCGGAATCGTACTAGTCGCTGGCATGGTGGAGCTCAAAGGCTGGAAACCACCAGCATTGTTTGTGCCACCGCTCGATTATGCCAAAATTCAGCAAATTGCTACCAAACGCATCTGCATTTATTCCGATGATGATGAGCGGGTCAAACCGGAGCTAACCAAAGCCATGGCTAAGTTGCTAAATGCCGAAGAGATTTTGGATCCTGGCAAAGGTCATTTTGCCGGGCTGCATGGCTGTAGTGAACTGCCCAGCGCCCTGCAAGCCGTCTTGAGCTGTTATAAAAATTAG
- the dnaG gene encoding DNA primase — protein MDEVAEVKHRLGVAEVVGGYLPLKQAGRNLKASCPFHNEKTASFMVSPEKGIWHCFGCGQGGDIFKFVMMMDGLEFRPALEKLAERAGVELKQRGSPEITKLKKRLSEAHQLAAKYYQATLVKNKSAFNYLIKDRRLNKSSINDFQIGYAPENYEALSKFLISRGFTKDELTKGSLAGTSSRDDSIYDLFRGRIMFPISDASGKVVAFTGRVLDPAKNPKYYNSQQTLIYDKGRSVYGLHLAKEAIREADLAVLVEGNMDVVASHQAGIRNVVAASGTALTSDQLKALSHFSKNVALAFDQDVAGIKATERAIELAQQLGLTLKVIEFSAKDPDELIAKSPDLWASAIKSAKYAIDYLFDRLAREYDLTSAVGKRQYSDRLAANLRRLSDPVEREHYLKLLAERVGTSLESVKQKVDQSPASALEPAEAAIKTKPIDAQTALEVAVLAINLAHPRVRMSLDDLENQDFVQPEHQEILAGLKKLGKSGGGEALIKLLPEQADYVKILELKGEQEYADLAPADCSLEAFTLVRNLRIGSNKRQKIEVSKQLREAEQTGNAELVRTLTRQFQALMTEEL, from the coding sequence ATGGATGAGGTCGCCGAAGTAAAGCATCGTCTGGGTGTCGCCGAAGTAGTAGGGGGCTATTTGCCTCTCAAGCAGGCTGGTCGCAACCTCAAAGCCAGCTGCCCGTTCCATAATGAAAAAACAGCTAGCTTTATGGTTAGCCCCGAAAAGGGCATTTGGCACTGTTTTGGCTGCGGGCAAGGCGGCGATATCTTCAAGTTCGTCATGATGATGGACGGATTGGAGTTTCGCCCGGCTCTGGAAAAATTGGCCGAACGAGCCGGCGTTGAATTAAAGCAACGAGGTTCGCCCGAAATTACTAAACTCAAAAAGCGCCTCAGCGAAGCTCACCAGCTGGCGGCCAAATACTACCAGGCTACACTGGTGAAGAATAAAAGTGCCTTTAATTACTTGATTAAAGATCGCAGGCTGAATAAGTCTAGCATTAATGATTTCCAGATTGGCTACGCACCAGAGAATTATGAGGCCTTATCCAAATTCCTAATCAGCCGGGGCTTCACCAAAGACGAGCTGACCAAGGGTAGTTTGGCTGGCACAAGTTCGCGCGACGATAGCATTTATGACCTGTTTAGAGGTCGCATCATGTTCCCGATATCAGACGCTAGCGGCAAGGTTGTGGCTTTCACGGGCCGGGTTTTGGATCCAGCCAAAAACCCCAAATACTACAACTCGCAACAAACTCTGATTTACGATAAGGGCCGCAGCGTCTATGGCTTGCATCTGGCCAAAGAGGCCATTAGGGAGGCTGATTTGGCCGTGCTTGTCGAAGGCAACATGGATGTGGTGGCTAGCCATCAGGCTGGTATCCGCAACGTGGTGGCAGCTAGCGGGACGGCGCTAACCAGCGATCAGCTCAAAGCCTTGAGCCACTTTAGTAAAAACGTGGCTCTGGCCTTTGATCAAGATGTGGCCGGTATTAAAGCCACTGAGCGGGCCATTGAACTGGCTCAACAACTGGGCTTAACCTTGAAAGTCATCGAGTTTAGCGCTAAAGACCCGGACGAACTAATTGCCAAGAGCCCTGATCTTTGGGCTAGTGCTATCAAAAGCGCTAAATACGCTATCGACTACCTCTTCGACCGCTTGGCCCGCGAATACGATCTAACCAGTGCCGTTGGCAAGCGTCAGTACAGCGATCGCCTGGCCGCTAACCTCAGGCGCCTTTCAGATCCCGTCGAGCGCGAACACTACCTCAAATTACTGGCTGAGCGGGTTGGTACCTCGCTTGAGAGCGTCAAGCAAAAGGTCGATCAGTCGCCTGCGAGCGCCTTAGAGCCGGCCGAGGCTGCCATCAAAACCAAACCAATTGACGCCCAAACGGCACTGGAAGTGGCGGTGCTGGCCATAAATTTAGCTCACCCGCGGGTGCGCATGAGCTTGGACGATTTAGAGAATCAAGACTTTGTTCAACCGGAGCACCAAGAAATCCTAGCGGGACTAAAAAAGTTGGGTAAATCTGGTGGTGGAGAGGCCCTGATTAAGCTATTGCCCGAGCAGGCCGATTATGTTAAAATCTTGGAATTAAAGGGCGAGCAGGAATACGCTGATCTCGCACCTGCAGATTGCAGCTTGGAGGCTTTCACGCTGGTTAGAAATCTGCGAATCGGCTCTAATAAACGGCAAAAAATTGAAGTATCCAAACAGCTACGTGAGGCCGAGCAAACCGGCAACGCGGAGCTTGTGCGCACGCTAACACGTCAATTTCAAGCCCTAATGACGGAGGAATTATAG